The following proteins are encoded in a genomic region of Vigna radiata var. radiata cultivar VC1973A unplaced genomic scaffold, Vradiata_ver6 scaffold_7, whole genome shotgun sequence:
- the LOC106753714 gene encoding uncharacterized protein LOC106753714 yields MQKNETCNEDRCQEVSEHMLMAHDSSHAEEEDTWYLDKGCSNHMTGKKEWLIDLDPNVRSNVRFADNSVIMAKGARRILIRRKEGQPAYMNNVLYVPNMKSNLLSLGQLLEKGYTMNMNQKHIEVFDDRRRLVLKAPLVRNRTFKVKLSATTFQCLSSTNTEEE; encoded by the coding sequence ATGCAAAAGAACGAGACTTGCAACGAAGATAGATGTCAAGAAGTGAGCGAACACATGTTGATGGCACATGATTCAAGCCatgcagaagaagaagatacTTGGTACTTAGATAAGGGTTGCTCTAATCACATGACAGGCAAGAAGGAGTGGCTAATAGATCTGGATCCAAATGTTAGAAGCAACGTAAGGTTTGCTGATAACAGTGTGATAATGGCCAAAGGTGCCAGAAGGATTCTGATCAGACGCAAGGAAGGACAACCCGCGTACATGAATAATGTGTTGTATGTACCAAATATGAAGAGCAATCTGCTCAGCCTTGGGCAGTTGCTTGAAAAAGGATATACTATGAACATGAATCAAAAGCATATAGAAGTATTTGATGACAGAAGACGTCTCGTGCTCAAAGCTCCTCTAGTCAGAAACAGAACTTTCAAGGTGAAGCTTAGTGCTACAACTTTTCAGTGTTTATCATCTACCAATACTGAGGAAGAATAG